A region of Anopheles merus strain MAF chromosome 2R, AmerM5.1, whole genome shotgun sequence DNA encodes the following proteins:
- the LOC121589411 gene encoding uncharacterized protein LOC121589411: protein MITICSIWMCWLLASGFVLVSSATKRAPTAIITDILSVDEPAPEPNHHLATRLLRYFIFGGIIQAISTETRIPRRRLVFGGRSMFQDKHSQTGPGTHAAHVVRVCAINASLLGANPNLTIALQNYIGHTQDVPRIYNYFAGVGGAIDLFQSSSLKELSKIDFTGFYNGTNKDTVIKLSNAFRGIVEKYARKENQATVVIDVVKATKYCADPLLLFARGTEGHRMVRDGTFLRNYYTPNSTAVKIDPKECHKGQAQTNVAGTKRSRA from the coding sequence ATGATTACAATTTGTTCGATTTGGATGTGCTGGTTGCTGGCCAGTGGTTTTGTGCTGGTGTCCAGTGCCACTAAGCGAGCCCCGACAGCTATTATAACTGATATCCTGTCCGTCGACGAACCAGCGCCGGAGCCCAACCATCATCTTGCCACTCGTCTGTTACGCTACTTCATCTTCGGTGGCATCATTCAAGCAATCTCAACAGAAACACGAATCCCCCGACGGAGGCTGGTGTTTGGAGGCCGTAGTATGTTTCAGGATAAGCATAGCCAAACCGGCCCTGGTACACATGCGGCTCATGTTGTTCGCGTGTGCGCCATTAATGCTTCCCTACTGGGTGCAAATCCGAATCTTACCATTGCGTTGCAAAACTATATCGGCCACACGCAAGATGTGCCAcgtatttataattattttgccGGCGTTGGCGGTGCAATTGATCTGTTTCAATCGAGCAGCCTGAAGGAGCTGTCAAAGATTGATTTTACAGGGTTCTACAATGGCACTAATAAGGATACCGTGATCAAGCTTAGCAATGCGTTTCGAGGTATCGTAGAAAAATACGCGAGAAAGGAGAATCAGGCCACCGTTGTTATTGATGTGGTGAAAGCAACAAAGTATTGTGCGGATCCTTTACTGCTGTTTGCCAGAGGTACGGAAGGGCACAGGATGGTAAGGGATGGAACGTTTTTAAGGAATTATTATACACCCAACAGCACGGCAGTAAAAATTGATCCGAAAGAATGTCATAAAGGCCAGGCTCAAACGAATGTTGCAGGTACGAAAAGATCACGCGCTTAG
- the LOC121589395 gene encoding nuclear protein localization protein 4 homolog isoform X1 produces MFIANADKGTRSLTDHERRDAVLSQGLLCLANGCGRLVLRIQSADGTKRIETEPSSTTKTLYELVREVCGFNHYEFALFRERNFTKEVVSSGSQEVKDVGLKHGDILYLRLVEGPSTSKAAERSASVNSLASSHSSTFSNASFSREATPSTSSKPSTSAAAAAAAVATESSTIPPEDAVDLELYKQDGRIKRDRDEKLCRHNSNGRCVHCSALEPWDENYLKEQKIKHFSFHSYLKKLTSGAARGKFVALEDLNCKIRSGCRDHPPWPKGICSKCQPSAITLNRQPYRHVDNVMFENTGIVERFLNYWRTTGHQRIGFLFGKYEIHPDVPLGIRARVAAIYEPPQESNRDSIRLLDDPHDADVDELARQLGLQRVGWIFTDLLSENLASGTVKHVRNIKTHFLTAQECILAGHLQNKYPNRCKDSSNGYFGSKFVTVCVTGDEKKQVHMEGYAVSAQCMALVRDNCLIPTKDAPELGYIRESSDKQYVPDVYYKEKDVYGNEVQRLGRPLPVEYLLVDVPASTPLVPLYTFLERKDAKQYFPVENRMIDGHIQDFAALANYLAKSRSLPFLDAVSDFHLLFYLYRMEDMLPMKSQLGPLLEAVRDKDKAKANEWKTREVWKTLEELIEASSNHDDSSMSNDVEFVPSGDAEQNWICTFCTFINSRELPACEICNLPRSRQ; encoded by the exons ATGTTTATCGCAAACGCGGACAAAGGAACACGCAGCTTGACCGATCACGAACGGAGGGATGCTGTTCTAAGCCAAGGCTTGCTTTGCCTGGCGAACGGATGCGGCAGGCTG GTGCTGCGAATCCAATCAGCTGACGGTACAAAGCGCATCGAAACAGAGCCCTCAAGCACGACGAAAACGCTGTACGAGCTCGTGCGGGAAGTCTGTGGGTTCAATCACTACGAATTTGCGCTTTTCCGCGAGAGAAACTTCACAAAGGAG GTTGTTTCCAGCGGCTCGCAAGAAGTGAAAGATGTTGGTCTAAAACATGgtgatattttatatttacgtCTAGTAGAGGGCCCGTCTACATCGAAGGCCGCG GAACGAAGTGCATCCGTTAACTCGTTAGCTTCAAGCCACAGTTCCACGTTCAGTAATGCTTCATTCAGCCGAGAGGCTACACCGTCAACCAGCTCGAAACCATCCACatcggcagcggcagcagcagcagcagttgccaCAGAGTCGTCTACCATCCCGCCGGAGGATGCAGTCGACCTGGAGCTGTACAAGCAGGACGGACGTATCAAGCGTGATCGTGATGAAAAGCT CTGCCGCCACAATTCGAACGGTCGCTGCGTGCACTGCTCGGCGCTGGAACCGTGGGATGAAAACTACCTCAAGGAGCAGAAGATAAAGCACTTCAGCTTTCACTCCTACCTGAAGAAGCTAACGTCCGGGGCCGCCCGCGGCAAGTTTGTCGCGCTCGAGGACCTCAACTGCAAGATCAGGTCCGGCTGCCGGGACCATCCGCCGTGGCCGAAGGGCATCTGCTCCAAGTGTCAACCGTCGGCGATCACGCTTAATCGGCAGCCGTACCGGCACGTCGACAACGTGATGTTCGAAAACACGGGCATCGTCGAGCGGTTCCTCAACTACTGGCGAACGACCGGGCACCAGAGAATCGGGTTCCTGTTCGGCAAGTACGAGATCCATCCGGACGTGCCGCTCGGCATCAGGGCACGGGTGGCCGCGATCTACGAGCCGCCGCAGGAAAGCAACCGCGACTCGATACGCCTGCTGGACGATCCGCACGATGCGGACGTGGACGAGCTGGCCCGCCAGCTCGGGCTGCAGCGTGTGGGGTGGATCTTTACCGACTTGCTGAGCGAAAATCTGGCCAGTGGGACGGTGAAGCATGTGCGCAACATCAAGACACACTTTCTGACCGCGCAGGAGTGCATACTGGCGGGGCATTTGCAGAACAAATACCCGAACCGCTGCAAGGACTCGTCGAACGGGTACTTTGGCTCGAAGTTTGTGACCGTGTGCGTGACGG GCGATGAGAAGAAGCAAGTGCACATGGAAGGATATGCCGTATCGGCACAGTGTATGGCGCTGGTGCGAGACAACTGTCTCATTCCTACGAAGGATGCTCCTGAGCTGGGATACATTCGTGAGTCGTCCGACAAGCAGTACGTGCCGGACGTTTACTACAAG GAAAAGGATGTCTATGGCAATGAGGTGCAACGCTTGGGTCGGCCACTGCCGGTCGAGTATCTGCTGGTCGATGTGCCGGCCTCGACACCGCTCGTGCCGCTGTACACATTCCTGGAGCGGAAGGACGCCAAGCAGTACTTCCCGGTCGAGAACAGAATGATCGACGGTCACATACAGGATTTTGCGGCCCTCGCCAACTACCTGGCTAAATCGCGCTCGTTGCCCTTCCTGGAC GCCGTGTCCGATTTTCATCTGCTGTTTTATCTGTACCGTATGGAGGACATGCTGCCGATGAAGTCCCAGCTGGGACCGCTGCTGGAAGCGGTACGCGACAAGGATAAGGCGAAGGCCAACGAATGGAAAACGCGGGAAGTGTGGAAAACGCTCGAAGAGCTCATCGAGGCCAGCTCGAACCATGATGA CTCCAGCATGAGCAATGACGTAGAGTTTGTGCCGAGCGGCGATGCGGAACAGAACTGGATCTGTACGTTCTGCACGTTCATCAACAGCCGGGAGCTGCCCGCATGCGAGATTTGCAATCTGCCCAG ATCCAGACAATGA
- the LOC121589395 gene encoding nuclear protein localization protein 4 homolog isoform X2 translates to MSKTSKFVLRIQSADGTKRIETEPSSTTKTLYELVREVCGFNHYEFALFRERNFTKEVVSSGSQEVKDVGLKHGDILYLRLVEGPSTSKAAERSASVNSLASSHSSTFSNASFSREATPSTSSKPSTSAAAAAAAVATESSTIPPEDAVDLELYKQDGRIKRDRDEKLCRHNSNGRCVHCSALEPWDENYLKEQKIKHFSFHSYLKKLTSGAARGKFVALEDLNCKIRSGCRDHPPWPKGICSKCQPSAITLNRQPYRHVDNVMFENTGIVERFLNYWRTTGHQRIGFLFGKYEIHPDVPLGIRARVAAIYEPPQESNRDSIRLLDDPHDADVDELARQLGLQRVGWIFTDLLSENLASGTVKHVRNIKTHFLTAQECILAGHLQNKYPNRCKDSSNGYFGSKFVTVCVTGDEKKQVHMEGYAVSAQCMALVRDNCLIPTKDAPELGYIRESSDKQYVPDVYYKEKDVYGNEVQRLGRPLPVEYLLVDVPASTPLVPLYTFLERKDAKQYFPVENRMIDGHIQDFAALANYLAKSRSLPFLDAVSDFHLLFYLYRMEDMLPMKSQLGPLLEAVRDKDKAKANEWKTREVWKTLEELIEASSNHDDSSMSNDVEFVPSGDAEQNWICTFCTFINSRELPACEICNLPRSRQ, encoded by the exons ATGTCCAAAACGAGCAAGTTT GTGCTGCGAATCCAATCAGCTGACGGTACAAAGCGCATCGAAACAGAGCCCTCAAGCACGACGAAAACGCTGTACGAGCTCGTGCGGGAAGTCTGTGGGTTCAATCACTACGAATTTGCGCTTTTCCGCGAGAGAAACTTCACAAAGGAG GTTGTTTCCAGCGGCTCGCAAGAAGTGAAAGATGTTGGTCTAAAACATGgtgatattttatatttacgtCTAGTAGAGGGCCCGTCTACATCGAAGGCCGCG GAACGAAGTGCATCCGTTAACTCGTTAGCTTCAAGCCACAGTTCCACGTTCAGTAATGCTTCATTCAGCCGAGAGGCTACACCGTCAACCAGCTCGAAACCATCCACatcggcagcggcagcagcagcagcagttgccaCAGAGTCGTCTACCATCCCGCCGGAGGATGCAGTCGACCTGGAGCTGTACAAGCAGGACGGACGTATCAAGCGTGATCGTGATGAAAAGCT CTGCCGCCACAATTCGAACGGTCGCTGCGTGCACTGCTCGGCGCTGGAACCGTGGGATGAAAACTACCTCAAGGAGCAGAAGATAAAGCACTTCAGCTTTCACTCCTACCTGAAGAAGCTAACGTCCGGGGCCGCCCGCGGCAAGTTTGTCGCGCTCGAGGACCTCAACTGCAAGATCAGGTCCGGCTGCCGGGACCATCCGCCGTGGCCGAAGGGCATCTGCTCCAAGTGTCAACCGTCGGCGATCACGCTTAATCGGCAGCCGTACCGGCACGTCGACAACGTGATGTTCGAAAACACGGGCATCGTCGAGCGGTTCCTCAACTACTGGCGAACGACCGGGCACCAGAGAATCGGGTTCCTGTTCGGCAAGTACGAGATCCATCCGGACGTGCCGCTCGGCATCAGGGCACGGGTGGCCGCGATCTACGAGCCGCCGCAGGAAAGCAACCGCGACTCGATACGCCTGCTGGACGATCCGCACGATGCGGACGTGGACGAGCTGGCCCGCCAGCTCGGGCTGCAGCGTGTGGGGTGGATCTTTACCGACTTGCTGAGCGAAAATCTGGCCAGTGGGACGGTGAAGCATGTGCGCAACATCAAGACACACTTTCTGACCGCGCAGGAGTGCATACTGGCGGGGCATTTGCAGAACAAATACCCGAACCGCTGCAAGGACTCGTCGAACGGGTACTTTGGCTCGAAGTTTGTGACCGTGTGCGTGACGG GCGATGAGAAGAAGCAAGTGCACATGGAAGGATATGCCGTATCGGCACAGTGTATGGCGCTGGTGCGAGACAACTGTCTCATTCCTACGAAGGATGCTCCTGAGCTGGGATACATTCGTGAGTCGTCCGACAAGCAGTACGTGCCGGACGTTTACTACAAG GAAAAGGATGTCTATGGCAATGAGGTGCAACGCTTGGGTCGGCCACTGCCGGTCGAGTATCTGCTGGTCGATGTGCCGGCCTCGACACCGCTCGTGCCGCTGTACACATTCCTGGAGCGGAAGGACGCCAAGCAGTACTTCCCGGTCGAGAACAGAATGATCGACGGTCACATACAGGATTTTGCGGCCCTCGCCAACTACCTGGCTAAATCGCGCTCGTTGCCCTTCCTGGAC GCCGTGTCCGATTTTCATCTGCTGTTTTATCTGTACCGTATGGAGGACATGCTGCCGATGAAGTCCCAGCTGGGACCGCTGCTGGAAGCGGTACGCGACAAGGATAAGGCGAAGGCCAACGAATGGAAAACGCGGGAAGTGTGGAAAACGCTCGAAGAGCTCATCGAGGCCAGCTCGAACCATGATGA CTCCAGCATGAGCAATGACGTAGAGTTTGTGCCGAGCGGCGATGCGGAACAGAACTGGATCTGTACGTTCTGCACGTTCATCAACAGCCGGGAGCTGCCCGCATGCGAGATTTGCAATCTGCCCAG ATCCAGACAATGA
- the LOC121589388 gene encoding hormone receptor 4 isoform X1 gives MLGTCPVITERCVCVRVEKEKQKSTDTCVIERECVSVGGGGCARYWGERCGGTSHCHALPRNRSLLPSGAHSIASDTFDRSRGAARPVLRASSQWYSSQRSIPCAIAPSVCSAKRPPGPQSSVCRIDVRSRLSSRWEGAVLSAGSWCVVCYALSRIFTSRRVSVSSGQTTTTTRRMDFTPLPSELEELILCSCCHLPFNETDALPKLFSCRHYFCLKCVNQVLLKGNELYCVHCWKRTELTGPDMKPDALPTHNAILYLSQNLSMISSGSSSSVTAANKKPPDKPNGGGGGGGGGGGEGSSTTSSGTSNGGGGGTAIVVAGGLPSPTSSTAAAAVPATPPGNGAGPSGIGVIVAGAGNAGGNTSSSSSSVGSGISAVAVTAGSSGAANGSVMTGVVGVPPPANGSAAGVIGSGAGGLVSGIGLGVGSVGTVVSAIGSGKYRSKGENCLTHAMPNALWCLKCSAALCRGCASGDEHRQHPVKTQAEARDHIRTDIASDLLLMQKSLAELQHFVFKQRDFLLKILEACTALKTQVETELINHLPTFEVAEIRSNLTKAKLYLGMLDQQSPAEAYKLYANLHIEKQRLQSKYQEMLLQCKLDDLIQHYGVLFDFDLIKQALSNLNAIDPLSFGNGGAMGGSPSAAINGHHNSILLLANYCISQLYSRHVLTTKHHPSQQQQQQQHQQQQQQQQQHQQQQLSSQLGGGPLEGVTLGGGHHYVHQQSPSHVSMNHLHHHVAQQLHHHQQQQQQHHQQHQLAGSATYASQLHDMASAILIAPPQDRMAPGSGRTAGDGAGGSSSARTSGSGSGYLSEILNGSTSALQHQHAAVALQQQQQHQHSSQLASPGGLMSSSSCSSVVSLVPAAPASSGSSSIVVGAGKGGGGAGQSPSSAAAAAAAAAAVAATLLCNPSVHVYPIYFFSVEINGQPFGRILIEVRNDVAPKMAKNFGALCTGELGFGYKGCSIFQCWENESIITGDFELNNGRGGRSVFEEGFFMPDDTKILAIRGSVGMRRSQKRHDNMGLVGSQFRIILREMRGFTGIFAFVVEGLDLVEKISQAGDSAGKPQSTVLIANCGKWQ, from the exons ATGCTGGGAACATGCCCAGTAATAACagagcggtgtgtgtgtgtgcgtgtggagaaggaaaaacaaaaatcaacagaTACGTGCGTCATCGAGCGCGAGTGTGTCTCGGTGGGTGGGGGAGGGTGCGCGCGCTATTGGGGCGAACGCTGTGGGGGGACGTCGCACTGTCACGCACTTCCACGCAACCGTTCCCTACTGCCGAGCGGAGCACATTCCATCGCTTCCGACACATTCGACCGAAGTCGCGGCGCGGCAAGGCCTGTTTTGCGCGCTTCTTCCCAGTGGTACAGCAGCCAAAGGAGCATCCCGTGCGCCATCGCGCCATCCGTTTGTAGCGCTAAACGACCCCCCGGCCCCCAGTCCTCAGTCTGTAGGATCGACGTCCGCAGCAGATTGTCTTCCCGCTGGGAGGGAGCCGTTTTATCCGCTGGAAgctggtgtgttgtgtgttatgCTCTGAGCAGGATTTTCACTTCACGTCGTGTCAGTGTTTCAAGTGgccag acgacgacgacgacgaggaggatgGATTTCACGCCGCTACCGTCGGAGCTGGAGGAGCTGATCCTGTGCAGCTGCTGCCATCTGCCGTTCAACGAGACGGACGCACTGCCGAAGCTGTTCTCCTGCCGGCACTACTTCTGCCTCAAGTGCGTCAACCaggtgctgctgaagggcaACGAGCTGTACTGCGTGCACTGCTGGAAGCGGACGGAGCTGACCGGGCCCGACATGAAGCCGGACGCGCTGCCGACGCACAACGCGATCCTCTACCTGTCGCAGAACCTGAGCATGATCTCGagcggcagcagtagcagcgtgACGGCTGCCAACAAAAAGCCACCGGACAAGCCGAACGGTGGCgggggcggtggtggtggtggtggtggtgagggcTCCTCGACCACCTCCTCGGGCACGagcaatggtggtggtggtggcacagCGATCGTGGTGGCTGGTGGACTGCCCTCACCGACAAGCTCgacagcggcggcggcggttcCTGCGACGCCACCGGGCAATGGTGCCGGACCGAGCGGTATCGGTGTGATTGTGGCGGGTGCGGGAAACGCTGGCGGCaacactagcagcagcagtagcagcgtcGGCAGTGGCATCAGTGCTGTGGCGGTGACGGCGGGCAGCAGCGGTGCGGCCAACGGGTCCGTCATGACGGGCGTCGTCGGAGTGCCGCCACCCGCGAACGGTAGTGCGGCGGGCGTGATCGGTAGCGGGGCGGGCGGGCTCGTAAGCGGTATCGGGCTCGGTGTCGGTAGCGTTGGGACGGTGGTGAGCGCCATCGGGTCGGGCAAGTATCGGAGCAAGGGCGAGAACTGTCTGACGCACGCGATGCCGAACGCGCTCTGGTGCCTGAAGTGCAGTGCCGCCCTGTGCCGGGGTTGCGCGAGCGGCGACGAACATCGGCAGCACCCGGTGAAGACGCAGGCGGAGGCGCGCGACCACATCCGGACGGACATTGCGTCGGATCTGCTGCTGATGCAGAAGTCGCTCGCCGAGCTGCAGCACTTCGTGTTCAAGCAGCGCGACTTTCTGCTCAAGATACTGGAGGCGTGCACCGCGCTCAAGACGCAGGTCGAGACGGAGCTGATCAACCATCTGCCCACGTTCGAGGTGGCCGAGATACGCAGCAACCTGACGAAGGCGAAGCTGTACCTCGGCATGCTCGACCAGCAGTCGCCGGCGGAGGCGTACAAGCTGTACGCGAACCTGCACATCGAGAAGCAGCGGCTGCAGTCCAAGTACCAGGAGATGCTGCTCCAGTGCAAGCTGGACGATCTGATCCAGCACTACGGCGTGCTGTTCGATTTCGACCTGATCAAGCAGGCGCTGTCCAACCTGAACGCGATCGATCCGCTCTCGTTCGGCAACGGGGGGGCGATGGGCGGCTCGCCCTCGGCCGCGATCAACGGCCACCACAACTCGATACTGCTGCTGGCGAACTACTGCATCTCGCAGCTGTACTCGCGCCACGTCCTCACCACCAAACATCATccctcgcagcagcagcagcaacagcagcatcagcagcagcagcaacaacaacagcaacatcaacagcagcaactttCGTCACAGCTTGGCGGTGGTCCGCTGGAAGGTGTCACGCTCGGCGGTGGACACCATTACGTCCATCAGCAGTCACCGAGTCACGTTAGCATGAACCATCTGCATCACCACGTCGCCCAGCAGcttcaccatcaccagcagcagcagcagcaacaccatcagcagcatcagctgGCCGGGTCCGCCACATACGCCAGCCAGCTGCACGACATGGCCTCGGCCATACTGATCGCACCGCCCCAGGACCGCATGGCGCCGGGCAGCGGGCGGACGGCGGGCGACGGGGCCGGCGGTTCCAGCTCGGCCCGCACGTCCGGTTCCGGCTCGGGCTATCTGAGCGAGATCCTGAACGGCAGCACGTCCGCCCTCCAGCATCAGCATGCAGCCGTcgcactgcagcagcagcagcagcaccaacattcCTCGCAGCTCGCCTCCCCGGGCGGCCTGATGTCGTCCTCGTCCTGCTCGAGCGTCGTGTCGCTCGTCCCGGCCGCACCGGCGTCGTCCGGCTCGTCCTCGATCGTGGTCGGCGCGGGCaagggcggcggcggcgccgGCCAATCGCCGAGCTCGGCGGCGGCTGCAGCGGCGGCCGCGGCCGCCGTCGCCGCCACGCTGCTCTGCAATCCGTCCGTGCACGTCTACCCGATCTACTTCTTCAGCGTCGAGATCAACGGCCAACCGTTCGGGCGCATCCTGATCGAGGTGCGGAACGACGTCGCGCCGAAGATGGCGAAGAACTTTGGCGCCCTGTGCACGGGCGAGCTCGGCTTCGGCTACAAGGGCTGCAGCATCTTCCAGTGCTGGGAGAACGAGAGCATCATTACCGGCGACTTCGAGCTGAACAACGGGCGGGGCGGCCGGTCCGTGTTCGAGGAGGGCTTCTTCATGCCGGACGACACGAAGATACTGGCGATCCGGGGGTCGGTCGGGATGCGGCGCAGCCAGAAGCGCCACGACAATATGGGGCTGGTCGGGTCGCAGTTCCGCATCATCCTGCGGGAGATGCGCGGCTTCACCGGCATCTTCGCGTTCGTGGTCGAGGGGCTGGACCTGGTGGAGAAGATCAGCCAGGCGGGCGATTCGGCCGGCAAGCCGCAAAGCACGGTGCTGATCGCGAACTGTGGCAAGTGGCAGTAG
- the LOC121589388 gene encoding hormone receptor 4 isoform X2 translates to MDFTPLPSELEELILCSCCHLPFNETDALPKLFSCRHYFCLKCVNQVLLKGNELYCVHCWKRTELTGPDMKPDALPTHNAILYLSQNLSMISSGSSSSVTAANKKPPDKPNGGGGGGGGGGGEGSSTTSSGTSNGGGGGTAIVVAGGLPSPTSSTAAAAVPATPPGNGAGPSGIGVIVAGAGNAGGNTSSSSSSVGSGISAVAVTAGSSGAANGSVMTGVVGVPPPANGSAAGVIGSGAGGLVSGIGLGVGSVGTVVSAIGSGKYRSKGENCLTHAMPNALWCLKCSAALCRGCASGDEHRQHPVKTQAEARDHIRTDIASDLLLMQKSLAELQHFVFKQRDFLLKILEACTALKTQVETELINHLPTFEVAEIRSNLTKAKLYLGMLDQQSPAEAYKLYANLHIEKQRLQSKYQEMLLQCKLDDLIQHYGVLFDFDLIKQALSNLNAIDPLSFGNGGAMGGSPSAAINGHHNSILLLANYCISQLYSRHVLTTKHHPSQQQQQQQHQQQQQQQQQHQQQQLSSQLGGGPLEGVTLGGGHHYVHQQSPSHVSMNHLHHHVAQQLHHHQQQQQQHHQQHQLAGSATYASQLHDMASAILIAPPQDRMAPGSGRTAGDGAGGSSSARTSGSGSGYLSEILNGSTSALQHQHAAVALQQQQQHQHSSQLASPGGLMSSSSCSSVVSLVPAAPASSGSSSIVVGAGKGGGGAGQSPSSAAAAAAAAAAVAATLLCNPSVHVYPIYFFSVEINGQPFGRILIEVRNDVAPKMAKNFGALCTGELGFGYKGCSIFQCWENESIITGDFELNNGRGGRSVFEEGFFMPDDTKILAIRGSVGMRRSQKRHDNMGLVGSQFRIILREMRGFTGIFAFVVEGLDLVEKISQAGDSAGKPQSTVLIANCGKWQ, encoded by the coding sequence atgGATTTCACGCCGCTACCGTCGGAGCTGGAGGAGCTGATCCTGTGCAGCTGCTGCCATCTGCCGTTCAACGAGACGGACGCACTGCCGAAGCTGTTCTCCTGCCGGCACTACTTCTGCCTCAAGTGCGTCAACCaggtgctgctgaagggcaACGAGCTGTACTGCGTGCACTGCTGGAAGCGGACGGAGCTGACCGGGCCCGACATGAAGCCGGACGCGCTGCCGACGCACAACGCGATCCTCTACCTGTCGCAGAACCTGAGCATGATCTCGagcggcagcagtagcagcgtgACGGCTGCCAACAAAAAGCCACCGGACAAGCCGAACGGTGGCgggggcggtggtggtggtggtggtggtgagggcTCCTCGACCACCTCCTCGGGCACGagcaatggtggtggtggtggcacagCGATCGTGGTGGCTGGTGGACTGCCCTCACCGACAAGCTCgacagcggcggcggcggttcCTGCGACGCCACCGGGCAATGGTGCCGGACCGAGCGGTATCGGTGTGATTGTGGCGGGTGCGGGAAACGCTGGCGGCaacactagcagcagcagtagcagcgtcGGCAGTGGCATCAGTGCTGTGGCGGTGACGGCGGGCAGCAGCGGTGCGGCCAACGGGTCCGTCATGACGGGCGTCGTCGGAGTGCCGCCACCCGCGAACGGTAGTGCGGCGGGCGTGATCGGTAGCGGGGCGGGCGGGCTCGTAAGCGGTATCGGGCTCGGTGTCGGTAGCGTTGGGACGGTGGTGAGCGCCATCGGGTCGGGCAAGTATCGGAGCAAGGGCGAGAACTGTCTGACGCACGCGATGCCGAACGCGCTCTGGTGCCTGAAGTGCAGTGCCGCCCTGTGCCGGGGTTGCGCGAGCGGCGACGAACATCGGCAGCACCCGGTGAAGACGCAGGCGGAGGCGCGCGACCACATCCGGACGGACATTGCGTCGGATCTGCTGCTGATGCAGAAGTCGCTCGCCGAGCTGCAGCACTTCGTGTTCAAGCAGCGCGACTTTCTGCTCAAGATACTGGAGGCGTGCACCGCGCTCAAGACGCAGGTCGAGACGGAGCTGATCAACCATCTGCCCACGTTCGAGGTGGCCGAGATACGCAGCAACCTGACGAAGGCGAAGCTGTACCTCGGCATGCTCGACCAGCAGTCGCCGGCGGAGGCGTACAAGCTGTACGCGAACCTGCACATCGAGAAGCAGCGGCTGCAGTCCAAGTACCAGGAGATGCTGCTCCAGTGCAAGCTGGACGATCTGATCCAGCACTACGGCGTGCTGTTCGATTTCGACCTGATCAAGCAGGCGCTGTCCAACCTGAACGCGATCGATCCGCTCTCGTTCGGCAACGGGGGGGCGATGGGCGGCTCGCCCTCGGCCGCGATCAACGGCCACCACAACTCGATACTGCTGCTGGCGAACTACTGCATCTCGCAGCTGTACTCGCGCCACGTCCTCACCACCAAACATCATccctcgcagcagcagcagcaacagcagcatcagcagcagcagcaacaacaacagcaacatcaacagcagcaactttCGTCACAGCTTGGCGGTGGTCCGCTGGAAGGTGTCACGCTCGGCGGTGGACACCATTACGTCCATCAGCAGTCACCGAGTCACGTTAGCATGAACCATCTGCATCACCACGTCGCCCAGCAGcttcaccatcaccagcagcagcagcagcaacaccatcagcagcatcagctgGCCGGGTCCGCCACATACGCCAGCCAGCTGCACGACATGGCCTCGGCCATACTGATCGCACCGCCCCAGGACCGCATGGCGCCGGGCAGCGGGCGGACGGCGGGCGACGGGGCCGGCGGTTCCAGCTCGGCCCGCACGTCCGGTTCCGGCTCGGGCTATCTGAGCGAGATCCTGAACGGCAGCACGTCCGCCCTCCAGCATCAGCATGCAGCCGTcgcactgcagcagcagcagcagcaccaacattcCTCGCAGCTCGCCTCCCCGGGCGGCCTGATGTCGTCCTCGTCCTGCTCGAGCGTCGTGTCGCTCGTCCCGGCCGCACCGGCGTCGTCCGGCTCGTCCTCGATCGTGGTCGGCGCGGGCaagggcggcggcggcgccgGCCAATCGCCGAGCTCGGCGGCGGCTGCAGCGGCGGCCGCGGCCGCCGTCGCCGCCACGCTGCTCTGCAATCCGTCCGTGCACGTCTACCCGATCTACTTCTTCAGCGTCGAGATCAACGGCCAACCGTTCGGGCGCATCCTGATCGAGGTGCGGAACGACGTCGCGCCGAAGATGGCGAAGAACTTTGGCGCCCTGTGCACGGGCGAGCTCGGCTTCGGCTACAAGGGCTGCAGCATCTTCCAGTGCTGGGAGAACGAGAGCATCATTACCGGCGACTTCGAGCTGAACAACGGGCGGGGCGGCCGGTCCGTGTTCGAGGAGGGCTTCTTCATGCCGGACGACACGAAGATACTGGCGATCCGGGGGTCGGTCGGGATGCGGCGCAGCCAGAAGCGCCACGACAATATGGGGCTGGTCGGGTCGCAGTTCCGCATCATCCTGCGGGAGATGCGCGGCTTCACCGGCATCTTCGCGTTCGTGGTCGAGGGGCTGGACCTGGTGGAGAAGATCAGCCAGGCGGGCGATTCGGCCGGCAAGCCGCAAAGCACGGTGCTGATCGCGAACTGTGGCAAGTGGCAGTAG